One window from the genome of Streptomyces sp. NBC_01476 encodes:
- a CDS encoding M48 family metallopeptidase: MSASQGPNGPNEPQDEPSHASKDAPQDERVSTEKLPGRTRRRFPDISSRAYEHPTDRSALVALRKLTGFDTVFKALSGLLPERSLRLLFLSDSVRVSDEQFAHLNAMLRDACYILDLEKVPLMYVSQNPLPNAMCIGMDEPIIVLTTGLVELLDEEEMRAVVGHEVGHALSGHSVYRTILLFLTTLALRVAWIPLGNLAILALVTALREWFRKSELSADRAGLLVGQDVRASMRGLMKLAGGNHLHEMNVDAFLKQADEYEASGDLRDSVLKIMNVLPRSHPFTTVRAAELRKWAGSRDYQRLMDGHYPRRTEDKDTSVSDAFKESAQHYSDTVKQSKDPLMGLIRDISSGAGDLGGKLRGRFTGAGSASGSSDGPEPAPEG; encoded by the coding sequence ATGTCCGCATCGCAGGGACCGAACGGACCGAACGAACCGCAGGACGAGCCGAGCCACGCGTCGAAGGACGCACCACAGGACGAGCGGGTCAGCACCGAGAAGCTGCCAGGACGCACCCGCCGCCGTTTCCCCGACATCTCGTCGAGGGCCTACGAACACCCCACCGACCGGTCCGCGCTGGTCGCACTCCGCAAGCTGACCGGATTCGACACCGTCTTCAAGGCGCTGAGCGGGCTGCTGCCCGAGCGGAGCCTGCGGCTGCTCTTCCTGTCGGACTCGGTCCGGGTCAGTGACGAGCAGTTCGCGCATCTCAACGCCATGCTGCGGGACGCCTGTTACATCCTGGACCTGGAGAAGGTCCCGCTGATGTACGTCAGCCAGAACCCGCTGCCCAACGCGATGTGCATCGGCATGGACGAGCCGATCATCGTGCTCACCACCGGTCTGGTGGAGCTGCTGGACGAGGAGGAGATGCGGGCCGTGGTGGGCCATGAGGTGGGCCACGCCCTCTCCGGCCACTCGGTGTACCGCACCATCCTGCTCTTCCTGACCACGCTGGCCCTGCGGGTGGCGTGGATCCCGCTGGGCAATCTGGCGATCCTGGCGCTGGTGACCGCACTGCGCGAGTGGTTCCGCAAGTCGGAGCTGTCCGCGGACCGCGCCGGGCTGCTGGTCGGCCAGGACGTCCGGGCCTCGATGCGCGGCCTGATGAAGCTGGCCGGCGGCAACCACCTGCACGAGATGAACGTCGACGCGTTCCTCAAGCAGGCCGACGAGTACGAGGCCTCCGGCGATCTGCGGGACTCGGTACTGAAGATCATGAACGTGCTGCCGCGCAGCCACCCCTTCACCACCGTCCGCGCCGCCGAGCTGCGCAAGTGGGCCGGCTCGCGGGACTACCAGCGGCTGATGGACGGCCACTACCCGCGCCGTACCGAGGACAAGGACACCTCGGTCAGCGACGCCTTCAAGGAGTCGGCGCAGCACTACAGCGACACGGTGAAGCAGAGCAAGGACCCGTTGATGGGCCTGATAAGGGACATCTCCAGCGGCGCGGGGGACCTCGGCGGGAAGCTGCGCGGCCGGTTCACCGGGGCCGGGTCGGCGTCAGGCTCGTCGGACGGTCCTGAGCCGGCGCCGGAGGGCTGA
- a CDS encoding SCO2583 family membrane protein, with protein sequence MSGSADPPEGTPEGAPGGGDDEYRSVVFDESFVRAARIQEFSAQERLDGTTRAVRIRHVLPQGLARQALALMLLIALAFGFAIYMGVRHPYRAAAPGAGEQLRVTLIPLVPAGEVAAVPASAPFAGGKAAGYAVGADGLKLPEEQVHRVGGYAESEVRKAYDTAQEYLIDSGLDQQTVTGGDVAKVRDLLDPRQLDQFDASLTSPADDGRHEATGWLVRFDPAAHVSLAGATRVDGSLDATETSNNLLEVTADHIFVYALRGPDSAAGTASLFTVRRQLRFHFDHQDLRDHHIELVEARVAAGPLPCTTPVQGFRPILAGHTAPGPVQPVDPYDQKRPVGARCAPLGSPASGPLAVSPPAPAQDRPTSLTPTRPR encoded by the coding sequence ATGAGCGGGTCTGCAGACCCTCCCGAGGGCACGCCCGAGGGCGCCCCGGGAGGCGGCGACGACGAATACCGGTCCGTCGTCTTCGACGAATCGTTCGTGCGGGCTGCCCGCATCCAGGAGTTCTCCGCCCAGGAACGGCTGGACGGGACCACCCGGGCAGTCCGGATCCGCCATGTGCTGCCCCAGGGCTTGGCCCGGCAGGCCCTCGCCCTGATGCTGCTGATCGCACTCGCCTTCGGCTTCGCCATCTACATGGGCGTACGCCATCCGTACCGGGCGGCGGCGCCCGGCGCCGGCGAGCAGCTGCGGGTGACGCTGATCCCGCTGGTCCCGGCCGGAGAGGTGGCGGCGGTGCCGGCGAGCGCGCCCTTCGCCGGCGGGAAGGCGGCCGGCTACGCGGTGGGCGCCGACGGCCTGAAGCTGCCCGAGGAGCAGGTGCACCGGGTCGGCGGCTACGCCGAGAGTGAGGTCCGCAAGGCGTACGACACCGCGCAGGAGTATCTGATCGACTCCGGGCTCGACCAGCAGACGGTGACCGGCGGCGACGTCGCCAAGGTCCGCGACCTGCTCGACCCCCGGCAGCTTGACCAGTTCGACGCCAGCCTCACCAGCCCGGCCGACGACGGCCGCCACGAGGCCACCGGCTGGCTGGTCCGCTTCGACCCGGCCGCCCATGTGAGCCTGGCCGGCGCGACCCGGGTGGACGGTTCTCTCGACGCCACCGAGACCAGCAACAACCTGCTGGAGGTCACCGCCGACCACATCTTCGTCTACGCGCTGCGGGGCCCGGACTCGGCGGCGGGCACCGCCTCGCTCTTCACCGTCCGGCGCCAGCTGCGCTTCCACTTCGACCACCAGGACCTGCGCGACCACCACATCGAGCTGGTCGAGGCCAGGGTGGCCGCGGGACCGCTGCCGTGCACCACCCCGGTGCAGGGCTTCCGGCCGATACTGGCCGGCCACACCGCACCGGGCCCGGTGCAGCCGGTCGACCCCTACGACCAGAAGCGGCCGGTGGGCGCGCGGTGCGCGCCGCTCGGCTCCCCGGCCTCCGGCCCCCTCGCGGTCAGCCCTCCGGCGCCGGCTCAGGACCGTCCGACGAGCCTGACGCCGACCCGGCCCCGGTGA
- a CDS encoding SCO2583/SCO2584 N-terminal domain-containing protein, translated as MPDDDEFASVVLDEDFVRSALFHEPTARERMLAVADGPGLPPSTPGRHRRRPPAVPELDDDAAADSDELYAAGHPYRGSNTRWHRPVAWALAVVMGIGVVALTFAAVYRGANGSGRQPTAPPPSSGPAAPQQLQPVVTTPRP; from the coding sequence ATGCCGGACGATGACGAGTTCGCCTCCGTAGTCCTCGACGAAGATTTCGTACGTTCCGCGCTGTTCCATGAGCCCACGGCCAGGGAACGGATGCTTGCCGTCGCAGACGGTCCCGGGCTGCCCCCCAGCACGCCGGGCCGGCACAGAAGGCGGCCCCCCGCCGTTCCGGAACTGGACGACGACGCTGCCGCGGACTCCGACGAGCTCTACGCGGCCGGGCATCCGTACCGCGGCAGCAACACCCGCTGGCACCGTCCGGTCGCCTGGGCGCTCGCCGTCGTGATGGGCATCGGCGTGGTCGCGCTGACCTTCGCCGCGGTCTACCGCGGCGCGAACGGCAGTGGCCGGCAGCCCACCGCACCGCCGCCCTCCAGCGGCCCGGCCGCCCCCCAGCAGCTCCAGCCGGTCGTCACCACCCCACGGCCCTGA
- a CDS encoding glutamate-5-semialdehyde dehydrogenase has translation MTLPSPLPKSPVLLAAYRARAAAADLGPLPRAAKDDALLAIADALVVRTQEIVAANAEDVAKARAAGTSESVIDRLTLTRERVAAIAADVRHVASLPDPVGEVLRGSTLPNGLDLRQVRVPLGVVGIIYEARPNVTVDAAALCLKSGNAVLLRGSSSAYASNTALITVLRDAVGGAGLPADAVQLVPGESRESVTELMRARGMVDVLIPRGGAALIRTVVEGSTVPVIETGTGNCHVYVDADADLDMAVEILVNSKAQRPSVCNSAETLLVHRDIADRFLPRALNALAEAGVTVHGDPRVLAVAESSGSKATVVPATAEDWETEYLSYDIAAGVVESLESAVEHIRLWSSGHTEAIVTTSQPAARRFTQLVDAAAVMVNASTRFTDGGQFGFGAEIGISTQKLHARGPMGLPELTSTKYIVTGDGHIR, from the coding sequence ATGACGCTGCCTTCGCCGCTGCCCAAGTCGCCCGTGCTGCTCGCGGCCTACCGGGCCCGCGCCGCCGCCGCCGACCTCGGGCCGCTGCCCCGGGCGGCGAAGGACGACGCGCTGCTGGCCATCGCCGACGCGCTGGTCGTACGGACCCAGGAGATCGTCGCGGCCAACGCCGAGGACGTCGCCAAGGCCCGCGCGGCCGGCACCAGCGAGTCGGTCATCGACCGCCTCACCCTCACCCGGGAGCGGGTCGCCGCCATCGCCGCCGACGTACGGCATGTGGCGTCGCTGCCCGACCCGGTCGGCGAGGTGCTCCGCGGCTCGACCCTGCCGAACGGTCTCGACCTGCGGCAGGTCCGGGTGCCGCTCGGGGTGGTCGGCATCATCTACGAGGCCCGCCCCAACGTCACCGTGGACGCCGCCGCGCTCTGCCTGAAGTCGGGGAACGCGGTGCTGCTGCGCGGCTCCTCCTCCGCCTACGCCTCGAACACCGCGCTGATCACCGTGCTGCGCGACGCCGTCGGAGGCGCCGGGCTGCCCGCGGACGCGGTCCAGCTGGTCCCCGGCGAGAGCCGCGAGTCGGTCACCGAGCTGATGCGGGCCCGCGGCATGGTCGACGTCCTGATCCCGCGCGGCGGCGCCGCGCTGATCCGTACCGTCGTGGAGGGCTCCACCGTGCCGGTGATCGAGACCGGCACCGGGAACTGCCACGTCTACGTGGACGCCGACGCCGACCTCGACATGGCCGTGGAGATCCTGGTCAACTCCAAGGCCCAGCGGCCCAGCGTCTGCAACTCCGCCGAGACCCTGCTGGTCCACCGGGACATCGCCGACCGCTTCCTGCCCCGGGCGCTGAACGCGCTCGCCGAGGCCGGGGTCACCGTGCACGGCGACCCCCGGGTGCTGGCCGTCGCCGAGTCCTCGGGCAGCAAGGCCACCGTGGTCCCGGCCACCGCCGAGGACTGGGAGACCGAGTACCTCTCCTACGACATCGCGGCCGGCGTGGTGGAGTCCCTGGAGTCGGCGGTCGAGCACATCCGGCTCTGGTCCTCCGGTCACACCGAGGCGATCGTGACCACCTCGCAGCCCGCCGCCCGCCGGTTCACCCAGTTGGTCGATGCCGCGGCCGTGATGGTCAACGCCTCCACCCGCTTCACCGACGGCGGCCAGTTCGGCTTCGGCGCCGAGATCGGCATCTCCACCCAGAAACTGCACGCCCGCGGGCCCATGGGACTGCCGGAGCTGACCTCCACCAAGTACATCGTCACCGGCGACGGTCACATCCGCTGA
- the proB gene encoding glutamate 5-kinase: MVEARRVVVKVGSSSLTTAAGGLDADRVDALVDVLAKAREQREIVLVSSGAIAAGLAPLGLARRPRDLARQQAAASVGQGLLVARYTASFARYGIRVGQVLLTSDDVARRTHYRNAYRTLDQLLSMGALPVVNENDTVATDEIRFGDNDRLAALVAHLVHADLLVLLSDVDGLYDGDPRTPGTRLITEVSGPADLEGISIGSAGRAGVGTGGMVTKVEAAGIATGAGVPVVLTSAVHAADALAGRPTGTHFHRTGKRSADRLLWLAHASTPRGSLRLDPGAVRAVTERGSSLLPAGLTAVDGDFVAGDPVDLLDEAGRAVARGLVNFDARELPRLLGRSTRDLAKELGPAYEREVVHRDDLVLLRP, encoded by the coding sequence GTGGTGGAGGCCCGCAGGGTCGTGGTCAAGGTGGGGTCCTCCTCCCTGACCACCGCCGCCGGCGGACTGGACGCGGACCGGGTCGACGCCCTGGTGGACGTGCTGGCCAAGGCCCGCGAGCAGCGCGAGATCGTGCTGGTCTCCTCGGGCGCCATCGCGGCCGGCCTCGCCCCGCTCGGTCTGGCCAGGCGCCCCCGCGACCTGGCCCGGCAGCAGGCCGCCGCCAGTGTCGGCCAGGGCCTGCTGGTCGCCCGTTACACCGCCTCCTTCGCCCGCTACGGCATCCGTGTCGGCCAGGTGCTGCTCACCTCCGACGACGTGGCCCGCCGCACCCACTACCGCAACGCCTACCGCACCCTCGACCAGCTGCTGTCGATGGGCGCGCTGCCGGTCGTCAACGAGAACGACACCGTCGCCACCGACGAGATCCGGTTCGGCGACAACGACCGTCTCGCCGCCCTGGTCGCCCACCTCGTCCACGCCGACCTGCTGGTGCTGCTCTCCGACGTGGACGGCCTCTACGACGGCGACCCCCGTACCCCCGGCACCCGGCTGATCACCGAGGTCAGCGGCCCCGCCGACCTCGAAGGGATCTCCATCGGCAGCGCCGGCCGGGCCGGGGTCGGCACTGGCGGCATGGTCACCAAGGTCGAGGCGGCCGGTATCGCGACCGGCGCCGGCGTACCGGTGGTGCTCACCTCCGCGGTGCACGCCGCCGACGCGCTGGCCGGCCGCCCCACCGGCACGCACTTCCACCGCACCGGCAAGCGCTCCGCCGACCGGCTGCTCTGGCTCGCGCACGCCTCCACCCCGCGCGGCTCGCTGCGGCTGGACCCCGGCGCGGTGCGGGCCGTCACCGAACGGGGCAGCTCCCTGCTGCCGGCCGGACTGACCGCGGTCGACGGCGACTTCGTCGCGGGCGACCCGGTCGACCTGCTCGACGAGGCCGGCCGTGCGGTCGCCCGGGGCCTGGTCAACTTCGACGCCCGGGAACTGCCCCGGCTGCTCGGCCGCTCCACCCGGGATCTCGCCAAGGAGCTCGGCCCGGCCTACGAGCGCGAGGTCGTGCACCGCGACGACCTGGTGCTGCTGCGGCCGTGA
- the galU gene encoding UTP--glucose-1-phosphate uridylyltransferase GalU, which translates to MSPHPHPVTKAVIPAAGLGTRFLPATKATPKEMLPVVDKPAIQYVVEEAVAAGLSDVLMITGRNKRPLEDHFDRNYELEEALTRKGDASRLARVRESSDLATMHYVRQGAPQGLGHAVLCAEPHVGDQPFAVLLGDDLIDPRDPLLARMITIQQQHGGSVIALMEVDPEQIHLYGSAAILPTPDPDVVRVTGLVEKPEPAQAPSHYAVIGRYVLDPAVFDVLRKTQPGRGDEIQLTDALRELAERDDTGGPVHGVVFTGRRYDTGDRGDYLRAIVRLACEREDLGPDFRTWLHTYVTEEMQD; encoded by the coding sequence ATGTCACCACATCCCCACCCCGTAACGAAGGCTGTCATTCCGGCGGCGGGTCTGGGGACCCGGTTCCTGCCGGCGACGAAGGCGACGCCGAAGGAGATGCTGCCGGTCGTGGACAAACCCGCGATCCAGTACGTCGTCGAGGAAGCCGTCGCCGCGGGCCTGTCCGACGTCCTGATGATCACCGGCCGCAACAAACGCCCCCTGGAAGACCACTTCGACCGCAACTACGAACTCGAAGAAGCCCTCACCCGCAAAGGCGACGCCTCCCGCCTGGCCCGCGTCCGCGAATCCTCCGACCTCGCCACCATGCACTACGTCCGCCAGGGCGCCCCCCAAGGCCTCGGCCACGCCGTCCTGTGCGCCGAACCCCACGTCGGCGACCAGCCCTTCGCCGTCCTCCTCGGCGACGACCTCATCGACCCCCGCGACCCCCTCCTCGCCCGCATGATCACCATCCAGCAACAGCACGGCGGCAGCGTCATCGCCCTGATGGAAGTCGACCCCGAACAAATCCACCTCTACGGCTCCGCCGCGATACTCCCCACCCCCGACCCCGACGTCGTCCGCGTCACCGGACTCGTCGAAAAACCCGAACCCGCCCAGGCCCCCTCCCACTACGCCGTCATCGGCCGCTACGTCCTGGACCCCGCCGTCTTCGACGTCCTGCGCAAAACCCAGCCCGGCCGCGGCGACGAAATCCAGCTCACCGACGCCCTGCGCGAACTCGCCGAACGCGACGACACCGGCGGCCCCGTCCACGGCGTCGTCTTCACCGGCCGCCGCTACGACACCGGCGACCGCGGCGACTACCTGCGCGCCATCGTCCGCCTCGCATGCGAACGCGAAGACCTCGGCCCCGACTTCCGCACCTGGCTCCACACCTACGTCACCGAAGAGATGCAGGACTGA
- the galE gene encoding UDP-glucose 4-epimerase GalE: MTWLITGGAGYIGSHVVRELVDGGERIVVLDDLSTGDPGRLPAGVPLERGTILDLPFVTGVLRRHEVTGVLHIAAKKQVGESVERPLHYYRENVEGLRTVLEAAAATGVERFLFSSSASVYGMPDVDLVTEQTPCLPMSPYGETKLAGEWLVAAAGRAHGMATAALRYFNVAGAAVPELGDPGVFNLIPMVFERVESGRAPLIFGDDYPTPDGTCVRDYIHIADVASAHLAAARRLVADPDARLTLNIGRGEGVSVAEVIETIRKVTGRTDIVPEVVARRPGDPARVVASARLIGEELGWSARYDLEEMVASAWAGWRHRH; encoded by the coding sequence ATGACGTGGTTGATCACCGGCGGTGCGGGATACATCGGTTCTCATGTGGTGCGGGAACTGGTCGACGGCGGAGAGCGGATTGTCGTGCTCGACGACCTCTCCACCGGTGACCCCGGCCGGCTCCCCGCGGGCGTCCCGCTGGAGCGGGGGACGATCCTCGACCTGCCGTTCGTGACCGGGGTGCTCCGCCGGCACGAGGTCACCGGCGTACTGCACATCGCCGCGAAGAAGCAGGTCGGCGAGTCGGTGGAGCGGCCGCTGCACTACTACCGGGAGAACGTCGAGGGCCTGCGCACCGTCCTGGAGGCCGCGGCCGCCACCGGCGTCGAACGCTTCCTGTTCTCCTCGTCCGCCTCGGTCTACGGGATGCCGGACGTCGACCTGGTCACCGAGCAGACCCCGTGCCTGCCGATGAGCCCCTACGGCGAGACCAAACTGGCCGGCGAGTGGCTGGTGGCGGCGGCCGGCCGGGCGCACGGCATGGCGACAGCGGCGCTGCGCTACTTCAACGTGGCCGGTGCGGCGGTGCCGGAACTCGGCGACCCCGGGGTCTTCAACCTGATCCCGATGGTCTTCGAGCGCGTCGAGTCCGGGCGGGCCCCGCTGATCTTCGGTGACGACTACCCGACGCCGGACGGCACCTGCGTCCGTGACTACATCCACATCGCGGACGTGGCCTCGGCCCATCTGGCCGCCGCCCGCCGCCTGGTGGCCGACCCGGACGCCCGGCTGACGCTGAACATCGGCCGGGGCGAGGGGGTTTCGGTGGCCGAGGTGATCGAGACGATCCGGAAGGTCACCGGCCGCACCGACATCGTGCCCGAGGTCGTCGCCCGCCGCCCCGGCGACCCGGCCCGGGTGGTCGCCTCCGCCCGCCTGATCGGAGAGGAACTGGGCTGGAGCGCGCGGTACGACCTGGAGGAGATGGTGGCGTCCGCCTGGGCCGGGTGGCGGCACCGCCACTGA
- a CDS encoding bifunctional glycosyltransferase/CDP-glycerol:glycerophosphate glycerophosphotransferase has product MTIAAQEMTGKTPDISVVVIVYNDAARLPTAVDSVLEQSLRNVEVVIADDCSTDASYEVAQRLAARHPGRVRAIRLPENSGGCGEPRNQGIKVARGRYVMFLDSDDILDPHACRNMLEAADRTSADLVSGKCVRVHVDSRHNKRAEWYPWLYRTTRTMESIAELPDLFVFDTLSTNKCYRREFLIEKDLTFPRGIHYEDLLFSAQAYLAAERITLIPQTVYHWNVVEKTAVKSISNRRHEINNFADRLEIHRRVDAILERRGLDALRFHKDVKFLKHDLVLYLRDLPFLDDEYRHRFAAMANGYTRDFPQRAFDELDPIHAICAYLLLQEDWRNLMPAIDTLINRSKVSSPLVERDGRVYWCADHLDDPRARAILDVTDRNYHGQQLNSLSLRDELTGYHEDASGVVLDGRVVNPLGIVPATAKIKAELEFKARRRSLRTYRVPVQRLSHDGEFISWHAEVGLRKLLRPLGVLDEVWDIRLRLTADGRTTAGKITAGNTDLENAGAIEVRPLLTRATADRLKPEVSSRGHLAFVLAQHGRTAKTGRALVDRNLRGRPAGVAKSALRKARSARRRLDSGLRKIQGYHQMVKVLPVRKGTVVFESHLGKQYSDSPRAIYEELRRRGTPIHAIWSYDGKTPPAGFPEEAELVQRWSWRYVRALAQAEFWIDNQGYPLKFGKRPETTYIQTWHGSALKRMGFDEPHYRIMSESDQQDYQRALDRFDHFLVRSEHDVRTLARAYRLPDEKLLRFGYPRNDALVKGRTAAERSPEVAALAEELKLRPDLPVVLYAPTFRAAADGKVQAFEAPFDVEEFADRFGDSFTLLVRSHYLNKVTLPPSVAGRMIDVTSVPDITPLLLLSDALITDYSSVMFDYALLERPLIFYAYDWEEYAHDIRGTYFNLLEEAPGPVARTQQELFATLTDLDAVRDKYGDQVKDFVARYGEYDRGDAAARIADRFFGPAGGTTR; this is encoded by the coding sequence ATGACCATCGCGGCTCAGGAGATGACCGGAAAGACACCGGACATCAGCGTTGTCGTCATTGTGTACAACGACGCCGCGCGACTACCGACAGCCGTTGATTCCGTTCTCGAACAGTCGCTGCGCAATGTCGAGGTCGTCATCGCCGACGACTGCTCCACCGACGCCTCCTACGAGGTCGCCCAGCGGCTGGCGGCCCGCCACCCCGGCCGGGTGCGGGCGATCCGCCTGCCGGAGAACAGCGGCGGTTGCGGCGAACCCCGCAACCAGGGCATCAAGGTGGCCCGCGGCCGCTATGTGATGTTCCTGGACAGTGACGACATCCTGGACCCGCACGCCTGCCGCAACATGCTGGAGGCGGCCGACCGCACCAGCGCCGACCTGGTCTCCGGCAAATGCGTACGGGTGCATGTGGACAGCCGCCACAACAAGCGCGCCGAATGGTATCCGTGGCTTTACCGGACCACCCGGACGATGGAAAGCATCGCCGAACTCCCCGATCTCTTCGTCTTCGACACCCTCTCCACGAACAAGTGCTATCGCCGGGAATTCCTGATCGAAAAGGACCTCACCTTTCCGCGCGGTATCCATTACGAGGATCTGCTCTTCTCGGCGCAGGCCTATCTGGCCGCCGAGCGGATCACCCTGATTCCGCAGACGGTCTACCACTGGAATGTGGTGGAGAAGACCGCGGTGAAGTCGATCAGCAACCGGCGCCACGAGATCAACAACTTCGCGGACCGGCTGGAGATCCACCGCCGGGTGGACGCGATCCTGGAGCGGCGCGGCCTGGACGCGCTGCGGTTCCACAAGGACGTCAAGTTCCTCAAGCACGACCTGGTGCTCTACCTGCGTGACCTGCCGTTCCTCGACGACGAGTACCGCCACCGCTTCGCCGCGATGGCCAACGGCTACACCCGGGACTTCCCGCAGCGGGCATTCGACGAACTGGACCCGATCCACGCGATCTGCGCCTACCTGCTGCTCCAGGAGGACTGGCGGAATCTGATGCCCGCCATCGACACCCTGATCAACCGCAGCAAGGTGTCGTCGCCGCTGGTCGAGCGGGACGGCCGGGTCTACTGGTGCGCCGATCACCTGGACGACCCGCGGGCCCGGGCCATACTGGATGTCACCGACCGCAATTACCACGGTCAGCAGCTGAACTCCCTGTCCCTGCGCGATGAGTTGACCGGTTACCACGAGGACGCCTCGGGCGTGGTGCTGGACGGCCGGGTGGTCAATCCGCTGGGTATCGTGCCGGCCACCGCGAAGATCAAGGCCGAGCTGGAGTTCAAGGCCCGCCGCCGCAGCCTGCGCACCTACCGGGTACCGGTGCAGCGGCTGAGCCACGACGGCGAGTTCATCAGCTGGCACGCCGAGGTCGGGCTGCGCAAGCTGCTGCGTCCGCTGGGCGTCCTGGACGAGGTGTGGGACATCCGGCTGCGGCTGACCGCGGACGGCAGGACCACCGCGGGGAAGATCACCGCGGGCAACACCGACCTGGAGAACGCCGGCGCCATCGAGGTCCGCCCGCTGCTCACCCGGGCCACCGCCGACCGGCTCAAGCCCGAGGTCTCCTCGCGCGGCCATCTGGCCTTCGTGCTGGCCCAGCACGGCAGGACCGCCAAGACCGGCCGGGCCCTGGTGGACCGCAATCTGCGCGGCCGCCCGGCCGGCGTCGCCAAGTCGGCGCTGCGCAAGGCCCGCAGCGCCCGCCGGCGGCTGGACTCGGGGCTGCGCAAGATCCAGGGCTACCACCAGATGGTCAAGGTGCTGCCGGTCCGCAAGGGCACCGTCGTCTTCGAGAGCCACCTGGGCAAGCAGTACAGCGACAGCCCGCGGGCGATCTACGAGGAGCTGCGCCGCCGCGGCACGCCCATCCACGCCATCTGGTCCTACGACGGCAAGACCCCGCCGGCCGGCTTCCCCGAGGAGGCGGAGCTCGTCCAGCGCTGGTCGTGGAGGTACGTACGGGCGCTGGCCCAGGCCGAGTTCTGGATCGACAACCAGGGTTACCCGCTGAAGTTCGGCAAGCGGCCGGAGACCACGTACATCCAGACCTGGCACGGCTCGGCGCTGAAGCGGATGGGCTTCGACGAGCCGCACTACCGGATCATGTCGGAGAGCGACCAGCAGGACTACCAGCGGGCGCTGGACCGCTTCGACCACTTCCTGGTGCGCTCCGAGCACGACGTACGGACCCTGGCGCGTGCCTACCGGCTCCCCGACGAGAAGCTGCTGCGCTTCGGCTACCCCCGCAACGACGCCCTGGTGAAGGGGCGGACCGCCGCCGAGCGGTCGCCGGAAGTGGCGGCGCTCGCCGAGGAGTTGAAGCTGCGGCCGGATCTCCCGGTGGTGCTGTACGCGCCGACCTTCCGGGCCGCCGCCGACGGCAAGGTGCAGGCGTTCGAAGCGCCCTTCGACGTCGAGGAGTTCGCCGACCGGTTCGGGGACTCGTTCACCTTGCTGGTGCGCTCGCACTACCTGAACAAGGTGACGCTGCCGCCGTCGGTCGCCGGCCGGATGATCGACGTGACCTCGGTGCCGGACATCACCCCGCTGCTGCTGCTCTCCGACGCGCTGATCACCGACTACAGCTCGGTGATGTTCGACTACGCGCTGCTGGAGCGGCCGCTGATCTTCTACGCCTACGACTGGGAGGAGTACGCGCACGACATCCGCGGCACGTACTTCAACCTGCTCGAAGAGGCACCGGGCCCGGTGGCGAGGACCCAGCAGGAGCTCTTCGCCACGCTCACCGATCTGGACGCCGTACGCGACAAGTACGGCGACCAGGTGAAGGACTTCGTGGCCAGGTACGGGGAGTACGACCGCGGCGACGCCGCCGCCCGGATCGCGGACCGCTTCTTCGGTCCGGCAGGGGGGACCACCCGATGA